In the genome of Lactuca sativa cultivar Salinas chromosome 3, Lsat_Salinas_v11, whole genome shotgun sequence, the window CTCGTTTTCTCGGGCTCGTTGGTTAggtcaggggtattttgggtaaatTGTGACATTGGTTGTGGTTGAAAGTTAGGAATTACGGACACAAATGTGTTATTATAATCCAGAGCACTAAAAACTATGGATTTATCCTCACAAATAGAAACGTCAAGACCATAGGCTATAGCAAAGTACCCCTTGAAGAACAAAAAATTATAATAGGTCATATGGACAAAAAGGGACACATATTTAATTTCTATTTAAATATCCAAATGTCTTAATTACACTTAATGTTGTAAGTAGTCACCTCAAGGGGGACATGGTGAGATACTTCTTCCATCAAATGAAGCACATATCTTGTAAGTTCGAAGAATCATTGGCATGTAGAAGCCAATGTATCTCCCATCCTTGTTGTCTACAAACATTACAACCATGAAAAATGGTTTGTTCATCGATAGGACTCCTGTGTCAATTTAGACAATTTTGATTCTTTTAACAATATTGGATTAGAAAAAGAATCCATCAGTTGGACATCTACTAAACCCTTCACCTTTGGTCCATCAAATTAAGGAACATAGTATATTACGTTGTCATTATCTAGATATAACtaaaccattattattattattattattattattattattattatttagaatgTAAAATGCATTGAGAGCAACATAAAAAAGTACTTACATAATTGTTATGCAAATAAATAGAAGAAACTTCCAATGCACTAAAGTTGAAAATTTCACTTAAGTGAGTACTTGTTATATCTTTGAATGTTCTCGTTAATGCATatatgaaaatataaattttgaaatagATAAAAAATACTTATACCATTGCCAAGATCCATTAGAGAGATTATCTATCactattctaataaaaaaataggTTTAATCTcgtattgacaagtgtcatataaTTAGAACTCCTCATTAATGCTATATATATCAtttatcatgccacttgtcaacctattaattatcaatttcaaatttcaaattctaaatttccactctaattacattaaattaataattgattatccatttcaaatttcaatttttaaattttcccACTCTAATTGcgttaaattaataattgatgtttcattttaaatttcaaattttaaatcttctcactctaattatattaaattaataacattagattgaaaaataaaataaaatcaatacaTATTATATGATGATATaatttcacgtatttatttaaatcaatgattataatttaatataactAAGAAAATACCTCTTAGGTaatagtttatttaaaataattaattaataattttgattttttgatatgaaagtttaattaattttataaccgtggttctcacgggttataaactagtattatCAATATTTTCCTACCATATTCAAACCATCACCATTTTAACAAAATATATGTTCAGATGCAACCAGAGAGATTACCTATATTGTCTACTAAATGAATCAAATTTAGTTTCTACTATTAACTACTAGACAAACCACAATTACGATCACTAAAATATCCAAAAACATTGTATTAAATATTATAATCcagaaaaaagaaataataaaataaaagttacaCACTTAAACATACATTGTTATGAAACAGATGAAATATTCTTATTAATCAAAAATGTTAAAAGAAAACGCTATCATATCTCCTTTAAAGGCTTACGTTCAGTTGTCCATTTGGAATTATATCCCTAAGAACTATATAAATCATTTTCATTTCATCTAAACACACAATCCGGTTTAGCAATTAAGACTTCATACATCACAGTGAACATAAACATAAGTCAATTATATAACATATCCCAAAAACAtcccaaaaaagaaaaaaaaaaatgaaattggaaCTTTACCTCAAAATCAACTGGGATATGAGTGGTTGTGAAGGGTCGACAATGTGCATCGGAATAAGGTCACCAGAAGGAGATGTCGATTCTGACGGTGGTGAAGGATTGTGAGGGCCAACCGAAGAAAAAAACCACCCTAAATCGTAGTAAATGACCTGAGCAATCACTAACAAATAAGAAAAGAAGGATTAAGAAGCATACCAACTCGTCGCCGGTAAAGGAGAGTCGTTGGAAGGGTAATTCTTCATTGAGAGATCGATATAGAAACAAAACTCAGATGCGCTGCAAATGAAGTTGATTGACTGAGATCTATTAGGTTTAAACCCTAAGCCGACAGCATGTCGTCGGTATAGTGTTAGGAAAAGCTATGTCGTTTTGATTTTTCCCAGTTTTGATTTTTCACGCGGATTGCCAATTCTTATGCCGACGATAATAGATACCCACAAAACGCTGTCATTATTTTGTTTCAACACAAAGGAAAATAAAtaaatcgatgttataaaatcCGTGACCTATACTGACGACATATCGTAGACATAAGTTTTCAGTTGACCGCCAAAAAGTTTTTCATTCCTGCCTAATCTATGACGACTATAAATCGTTGGAATAGAGTCCAGGTCAAAGATAGCTGGTCAACGTTTTCATAAACCTGtaccgacgacatgttgtcggtaTAGCTAATTTTTTACCAATGACCTTTGCCGTCGGTATAGATGTCGTTGGAAAAGGATACTTTACCTGTAGTGAGACAGACAGAGGTGGAGGTGCAATGGGTATTCGAAGGTGCCATGGATGAAAGACCAGAACTCAAACCTAAGGTTCGATTTCAGGTTATATCCACCTGAAAAGTCATAGTTTGGTCGGAAAATTCAATTTGACTAGGTAAACCTTCAATATCCAGTAATAATTGtattttttaaacaaattaacAAGTTTAATGGTAAATAAAGCATCAAAAAGTTAAATGACTAGATATATAGAAATGATATAATCGGTTACCTTCTCAAATCATTATCTCCAAGATCATCACCCCTAAAGATATTAGGAAGCTTAAAGGCACAGGGCTAGGCTGTCGGCGCTATGTATGGCTTCACAACTCCAGGCTTAAAAACTAGACGaatacaaaagaaaaagaagggGTGATATAAGAAAACACGTCCCAAATGAAAATAATCCATTGCTCACGTGGACTATTTTAGTAATTaccttttttattaaaaaaaaatagtagtTAGGGTTTTTTAATGGTAGTTTGGTCGGTTGATTGTCAATTATATTTCAAATGATCTTGTTCTTTTTATTCCTATGAACCAGTTTGTCTTGTACGTGTGTCAAATGATATCGTCTTGCCATGGCTTATCAGGGAGGCGGCGTTAGACCCGTATTGATATCATATTGATAAATATGATAGTAATTCCTTATTTAATTTAAATCAAAGGAATATATATGAattatcaaaaattaaaaacaagaAATTAATTTCTATTAATTGAACTTggaaaaaattataataataataaaaaaatagtaaCGAAATATTTATTCCCATCCCTTTCATTGTAATTTTCTGATTTAGCATTTTGTTAAATTGGAATATGATATATAGTTGACCAATATTAAACattaatcatcatttgtacatGTGGTGTCTTAAATATTTATTTGACGTACTTCCGATCCAATTGATGACGGTGCATAATTAAAAAATTGCTTTCAAATTGGTGAAAAATATTAAAACCTCTAAACAAGGGTTATATATCGTACATTTTTAAAAGCAAAAGGTAGTAGACTGATATTCCTAAGGCTGCATTTCTTAGATGTTTCCTTTTAAATAATTGCCCCTACTTTGACAATTCGTCATTGCTTACCCCCTTACACTTCTAATTTTGGGTCAAAACAAACCCCGTGTAGAAAACGCGGTTACTCCGTCAATGAATATCTCTCTCTATATAGCTGTTCCTCTCGTCTATTCACAGCTTAGTACTTCTTTCGCACTTTCTCTAAACTTTCTCTCTTTAGAATATACATATACACAAAGCGTGCACAATACACagatttttttgtattttatggAAAAATTGCAACAATACAGACATGTATTTAGACAACTGGACAAGAATGGAGATGGGAAGCTATCACCACCGGAGCTCCAAATTTGCATTGGAAAGGTAGGCGGAGAGTTGACATTAGAGGAGGCGGAGATAGCAGCGGCAATGATGGATTCCGACGGAGATGGGTTGTTGAGTATGGAGGATTTGATTAAAGTAGTTGAAGATGCAAACGAAGAGGAAAAGGCTAATGACTTGAAGATGGCTTTCAAGATGTATGAAGAAATGGAGGGGTGTGGATGCATAACCCCAAAAAGCTTGAAAAGGATGCTTAGCAAACTGGGAGAGTCGAGAACTGTTGATGATTGCAAGGTGATGATTTCTAAGTTTGATGTTAATGGTGATGGTGTTCTAACTTTTGATGAATTTAGGGAGATGATGTTGTGATGAAGAAGTTAATACCCATGAGTTGATTCATTGCACGTGTATATTGTTGTTATTCCTTTGTGGAACATTCTTTTGTATCGAAACCGTTTCTGGTGTTGTCTGCTTTGTTATTTATACAGATTGACGCAGACTTCGATCAGTCGAtagtgttatttgttttattgatTCAAATTATTATTAATAGTTTTTGCATGTAAATCTTCTGTATAAATTTATCTATTGACGAATTTTTTTCATTGCTTAAGCCTTGTAAACACAACCACCAGCTTCAAATTCCACAAAGAAGTGTTTCTATATGATTATGTGTGTGTAAAATTCAATTTAGATTGGTGAAACAGTTATATCAAATTAGCGCGGGAGTATCTAATTTAAACTAATGATGTTGGGTTTCATTGTTTCTAGGATTTTTTTGCATCCGATAATTTGTTTGCTTATTGATTTATAAAATTTCTTAGTGTAAAACTTGTTGAAGTTGATAAAAAAGACAAAAgttgcaacaacattttaaaagaATGTGTACAAAGAATATTCCTTTACATAATAAACACACAAATATCGTTTAACTCCCCGGTACTATTTCaacaaaattgaaatatttatacACATGAAAAGGTGCAATCATTCATAACAATTGCACCCCGTCATGAACCATCACAGCCCTTCAACTTTGGTGGTTATTTTCAAACAATAACTATAGAAATTGGTTAACAACCTAATAACTAACTTTAACTTCCAGAATTAACTTACTTCTTGGTAACTAACTAGGAACCGTCTTTCAAAACTACCAAACTAACCTTAAGTTTAGAATAATTATTATCTAGAAGACTTTAGTTTGTTCTAGAATGCTCTAGAAGATTCTAGAACATTATGGAAGACTAAGA includes:
- the LOC111877562 gene encoding calcium-binding protein CML38, with the translated sequence MEKLQQYRHVFRQLDKNGDGKLSPPELQICIGKVGGELTLEEAEIAAAMMDSDGDGLLSMEDLIKVVEDANEEEKANDLKMAFKMYEEMEGCGCITPKSLKRMLSKLGESRTVDDCKVMISKFDVNGDGVLTFDEFREMML